A stretch of the Heterodontus francisci isolate sHetFra1 chromosome 10, sHetFra1.hap1, whole genome shotgun sequence genome encodes the following:
- the LOC137374345 gene encoding lysophosphatidic acid receptor 6-like — protein sequence MLALKIQQKKPRCNSTVNLTQGQNLHSDLKGSRTLAGPVFTMAVANNSVCTPDDSFKYPLYSSVYSMVFFIGLVSNSVALYILRCSLKLRNETITYMTNLAVSDLLFVFTLPFRIFYYATKNWPFGDLLCKLSGTLFLTNMYGSILFLTCISADRFLAIVHPFRSRMLRTRRNAIIVCVAVWLTVLTGSVPATFLVTTNSTDNQTNTCFEKFSSDIWKNFLSKIVIFIEIVGFFIPLLLNLFCFSMVLKTLRQPLTLSRSKINKTKILRMIVVHFLSFICCFVPYNITLVMYSLVRTGAVRDCSVVTIVKTMYPITLCFAVSNCCFDPIVYYFTSETFQNSIKRKSKSLRLDSDFSDTLHTASFLTNNLRTLKCKVLNSESTV from the coding sequence ATGCTCGCTTTAAAGATCCAGCAAAAAAAGCCAAGATGCAACTCCACGGTAAACCTAACTCAGGGACAAAATCTTCATAGTGATCTGAAAGGGAGCAGAACTTTAGCAGGACCAGTGTTCACCATGGCAGTCGCAAACAACAGTGTGTGTACCCCTGACGATTCCTTTAAGTACCCATTGTATAGCAGCGTGTACAGCATGGTATTTTTCATTGGCCTCGTGTCAAACTCTGTGGCCCTGTACATTTTGAGGTGTTCCTTAAAACTCCGAAACGAAACGATAACCTACATGACCAACCTGGCCGTGTCAGATCTGCTGTTCGTCTTCACGCTGCCCTTTCGGATTTTCTACTATGCGACCAAAAACTGGCCCTTTGGGGATTTACTGTGCAAGCTTTCGGGGACGCTGTTTCTCACCAACATGTATGGGAGTATCCTCTTCCTAACCTGCATTAGCGCCGACCGATTCCTGGCCATCGTCCACCCTTTTAGGTCGAGGATGTTGAGGACGAGAAGAAACGCCATCATTGTGTGTGTGGCCGTGTGGCTGACGGTGCTCACCGGAAGTGTGCCGGCAACCTTCTTAGTAACTACCAATAGCACAGACAATCAGACCAACACCTGCTTCGAAAAATTCTCCAGCGACATCTGGAAAAACTTCCTGTCAAAGATAGTCATATTCATTGAGATCGTGGGCTTCTTTATCCCTCTGCTGCTGAACCTCTTCTGTTTTTCAATGGTGCTGAAGACTTTAAGGCAGCCCCTTACCCTTTCCCGCAGCAAGATCAACAAGACGAAAATCCTCAGAATGATTGTGGTCCATTTCCTCAGTTTTATCTGCTGCTTTGTGCCCTACAATATAACCCTGGTAATGTACTCGCTGGTGAGGACTGGAGCAGTGAGGGATTGCTCTGTGGTGACCATAGTTAAAACAATGTATCCCATCACCCTGTGCTTTGCCGTCTCCAACTGCTGCTTTGACCCAATTGTTTACTACTTCACTTCAGAAACCTTTCAGAATTCCATCAAGAGGAAGTCCAAGTCATTGAGGCTCGACTCGGACTTCTCTGATACTTTGCACACTGCTAGCTTCCTCACCAATAACCTCCGGACACTAAAATGCAAAGTGCTCAATTCAGAGTCAACTGTTTAA